A stretch of DNA from Leopardus geoffroyi isolate Oge1 chromosome B3, O.geoffroyi_Oge1_pat1.0, whole genome shotgun sequence:
gctCCAAACATCTCTTGATATAGTTGgcacttctctttttaaaaatatttcaggaaattaaaaattataactacCATTATTTATATAGTTTCATTAGGTCAGCTATGTCATCATCACTTTATTTTAATGGTATAGAGATTGAGATGTCATTATTAACAGTTTAGGTCTTGGTATACAGATAGTACACAAGAAGTCAtggctttcttcttttgttcatgGGAGTAAACTAGAAATCACAATATTATAAAGGTGTGTCAGTATAATTTTAGTTAGCAAATGGCCTGTATCACTCAGTGCTATAATATATGCTCTATTACAATGGCAGTTTCATTCAAAAAGATCATAAGATGTTGACATGACTGTTTTGCCCAATCCAAGACTACTAACACTAACACCCAactgctcacattttctttctctatgtttTACTATTTATGCATGCCATATCATACATTTTGGGGGCTTTCTGTTGAGGGCTTCCCTCGAAAGGAGAAGTTGGTTAGGTATATAGCCCAAAAGAACATGGTCTATCTGAAACCTGTAGAAAGAAAGGTTGTGTGGTATGTGGaattttgtggtggtggtggtgttgttaGAAGACCAAAAAGAAAgcctttcctttattattttttttaatttgcaatataTAACACGTGAAATACACAAAGCAATATAAGTAGGTTAGGAAGAAAAGCATGCAAATTAACGATGGTATGGTGGTAGATAGAACATACCAATACCATCTTAGTTGCCTCGGCTCCTTCTGGAGTCCCTCTGTTTCCTGGAGGGAGCATTAGCTCTGCTCCTCGCAACGTGTAGCTTTCATTACTGACTCCAAAGCATCTGCTCCAGTTGTGTGCCAGCCACcaggacagaggaaagagaaaatggagctgATGTCTTTAAAGAGATGGCTGAAGTTTCACAAATTGCTTCTCATGTTCTGCTGCCAGAAGTCAGTCATATGGCCACATCCGTCTGCAGAGACTAGGAAATCTGCACTGCAGCTGGGTGGTCATGTGTCCAGCTGAATCTTGAGGGTGTTGTGTTAGTCATGGGAAGAATAGGCATATGGACCCTTAGCAGCCAGGCACTGACTTACAGTGTATCCCCATGTTTGGTTTTACAAGGCAACACAAGATTGTTTTTCAGGATGGTTAAGTCAACTTTCACCCACCAGCAGGCCATAAAATTTCTATTAATACACAGCAATACATATTGTCAACAATAACTGTTATTGACAGATGTTTTTCTTTAACATGTATGTCATTATGATCTAAAGTTACATTTTTGTGATTACTAATGAGGTTGAGTGTCTAGTGTCCAGTggtatttcttttcagaaataaacacCTGGTCTAAATTTTTCCCACTGTCCCCCCTTttggattatttctcttttttattaatttctaggaagtttttagatttttgaataaaattattgtGTTGTATGCATTGATGGTTTCATTTTGGCTTTCTTCTCTTCACTGTAAATTTTTTTGCTTCAAAGGAACACATTCTTCCCGTCTACTAGCAATCCTTTCTTATTGCTTTAACATCAGGTAAAATTAGAATCatgaaattcatttattcacataagAATATAGGTAATGTTTCAAGAAGTTGTGAATACTTTTTCTGTTGTATTTAGCAAAAAAGTATGTGAAGAGAAATTCAATGTTTGAATCAACAGTTAAGACTTGaaaacttggggctcctgggtggctcagtcagttaagcatccaactttggctccggtcatgatctcgctgttcgtgggttcgagctacgtgttgggctccgtgctgacagctcagagcctggagcctgcttcggattctgtgtctcccctctctctctgctcctcctccgcttatgctctctctctgtctctcaaaaactgaataaatgttaaagatttaaaaaaaagacttgaaaatttGAACTATAAGGGTTATGCTGTGGAGTACAAGGGCAATAACATTataatttgattcattttttttctaggtagATGTAGATCACTCAAATATCTTTATTATCCTCTCTAGCTAAGTTAGAATTAAAGTAAGTAAATCATGTATTATTAGAAATGAGAATAATGATAATTAACTCATAGTGGTTTTGTAACATACATAAACTAGGTAAAATGCTTAGCATGGTGTAGGGATTATTGGTAAACTAATGGTAGTATTTATTACTCTTATTATCATTATCAATGTTGTCATCtggaaatatttgaataaatataaaagaatatttgtacAAATTATTATTTGCAGTTATTATCCTCTCCATGTGGTAAGAATATAAGTGTTGGAgttttgaacacattttcataATGGAATAAACACAAAGCATACATCTGGGAATTATTAAAGCTGTAGGTATGATGAACAGGTCATGTTTCCAgttcattttataggtaaaaatGTGGCCAAATTTGGATGTAAAGGGTGCGATTTCTGAATTAATGAGAAAACTAGAAATTATCCTTTGAATCCATATGCTGACTTATCAGTCTCTTTATGGCATTCctaatgtctttatttctcaGTGTGTAAATGGCTGGATTCAGGAGAGGTGTGATTACTGTGTAAAACACAGCAAGAAACTTGTCCACCCACGTGATGCTAAGTGGCCACAGATAGATGAAGATGCAGGGTCCAAAGAACAGCAGCACCACTGTGATGTGGGCAGTACAGGTAGACAGTGCCTTTGATGCTCCATTCTTAGAGTGAAGGCGCACTGTTACTAGGATATAGGTGTAGGAGATGAGTAGGATGATGAAGCAAGTTGTTGCCAAGACCCCGCTGTCAGCATTTATCAATATTCCTAGAGTATGTGTATCCATGCAGGCCAATTTGATCACCAAAGGGATATCACAGAAAAAACTGTCCACTGTTCTGGGTCCACAGAAGGGCAGATCTAAAATCATAGCTAGTTGGCTCATGGCATGCACAAAGCCAATGACCCATGATATCAAAACCAGCCAGATGCACTTTTGTCTGTCCATGATGCTGGAATAATGGagtggcttgcagatggccacataaCGGTCATAGGCCATTGTCACGAGTAGCACCATCTCACTCCCTCCAAAAAAATGCACACAGAGGATCTGGCTCATGCAGCCATCGAAGGAGATGGTCTTATTATCCTTTAGGAAGTCTATGATCAGTTTAGGGGTAGTTACTGAGGAAAGGCAGAAGTCCACAAATGAGAGATTGGCTAAGAGGAAGTACATCGGGGAGTGGAGATGAGGGTCAGTGATGAATAAGAACACGACAAGGAGGTTGCCCACAACCGTCATCAGGTAAAGCATGGAAAATGGCAGTAAGAGGAAGGTCTGGAGCTCTCTTGAATTACAAAGTCCACGAAAAATAAACTCAGACACCACAGACTGGTTAGCTTCCTCCATTTAGTACGTTGTGTTCTCATGTGACCCAAAGGAAGAACTAAGAACTtctagaatggaaagaaaaatgtaattaatgctCAGGTGCTGGAGAGCAGATAAATAGTACTCATGTCAAAAATTCAAATCATACTATTGTACAAAAGCtcaaaatgggggtgcctgggtgcctcagttggttaagcgtctgacttcggctcaggtcatgatctcacagttcatgaggtcgagccctgcgtcgggctctgtgctgacagctcagagcctggagcctgcttcacattctgtgtctccctctctctctgccccttccctgctcatgctctgtctctctctgtctcaaaaataaataaacattaaaaaatttttttttaatattaaaaaaaagctcaaaatggaaaacaaagttttTGTGAATTTATAAGTAGGCACAGTCTGATGGCCCAGAAGGAGAGCTAAGTATAGAAGGGTAGGTCAAAAGCCTTACCTAGCTTAAGTATAGTTGTTAtgggaataaaaaatgaatattctggTTAAAAATTTCAATAGTAATATATTGGGTAAATAATTTCTCCAAGGCTTGAATGTGTCTCTTCTGCAGGAAAATGAGGAGctttaaatatattcagaagTTATTTCCCAGAATCCGGGAAATAATCAAATTTCTGACATTTCTGACACAAAACTTGCTTCCCAGAAACAAATATTGCTTTGTGAAAATGTGTTAGCAGACTGAACCAATTATTTCACTGACTCTGGGAAAAACCGTTCATCAAATGACTTGAGAAAAGATAGTTGTGTTTCCAAAGAGACCCCAGTTACTGACTGTGCGTTCCTAGTGTCCAGTATTTCCCTGCATTTGGAATCTGCCCGTGGAAGAATATGACCACAAACTCCTGTTTCCCTTGGCCTGAGTAACATTAACATGCCTTGATGGTCCCTGGTTCTCGGTTCTCATTggtaacagatttcttttttgaggCTGGCCTAAATGAAGCATACatgaaaattacttttcttttgacTGTTCTTCaggagaaaatataaattctaagttCGTTTGTATGTAAACTcttcatttctattgtttaactTGAGCTCTGTGGAAATACATATGTTTACTATTTTCTGTAAGCCAGGAGGCCAaggtcttttttcatttttccttttctttttctatttcttctttggtttctcttcatttctccatctttctcataacctaatttttttaaaagttcagattATAAAGCGACAAACTAGCTCGAATTATATAGCACATCTATGTTAAGCACCTTGAAAACAGTTATCTGTcttatttattcatgtgtttgtATTCCTTCTGCTGGGCTTAaagcattttgcatttccaccagcaatgtatgaattGCCTGTGTTTTCACAGGATGTGCATTGTGATGTTATTGTCATATGATGATGAGAAATGGCAAGTGtatgtagttttaatttcttattgtgattttaagcattttctccattttgaaggatggtttgcctttctttttattccgtttttttttctgttttactttttcctattaggttttgttctttctccttctaagTATTTTTCCACAAAAAGtaagactttattaaaaaaatcaacatgtgCTTATGATGTTTGTTAATATCATCTCACTATTgaattctaattatttattttaatgtcctttaatatattttttggttAGAATACTTCACATAAACCTCACaaactatatacatacatacccaaATTATCTATTTTCcaaattgtaaattaaaaagtaaaaaaaacctAGAATATAAACAGTTCTTTGTGACTCCAAAGCTTCCAATATAATTTTCCTGCTAGAAATGGCACCTGGTTGAAACCTTGATTTTGACaagactaagaaaataaattaaatttcttaaaaattttttttttaagaaaataagacaggggagcctggttggctcggtcgattaagtatccaactttagctcaggtcatgatctcgtggtctggtccatgggtttgagccccacatggggctctgtgctgacacctcagagatTGGAggctccttcagattctgtgtctccctctctctctgccttctctctctctcaaaactaaacataaaagtCTTCTGAGGTAAGACTTTTTGTTCTATGAAGAGGTAACagagacacaaataaatgtaaatggctaGTAACAATAGGAGTGAGATACACAGGTTCACATTAAAATCTATTCAGTTTCattgtttgtttgaaattttagGTACTTTGGCCTACAGTTTTTGACTGAAGCATTTCTCCCATTTGCTACTTTGATCAGgggtaaaacaaataaaatccaaaaggaattagaaaatgtCAGGATAAGTTGGAGGGTTTTTGAGAACCCATCTTCCCCAACCTGGACATCTGGCAGCATTTAAGTTCATAGAAAGGCAATGCTGTTGTTAGTATTTGAAATGCTGTTAGGAATTCGGAAGTCCCAGGGATTTGTTGGGAGAGAAAACCCATAATCTTGCCCAGAAGACATGAACCAAATGACACATTCAGAACTCTAAGCTCTATAGAtaggtatggaaaaaaaaatgctttagggaaaaaaaaaaaaaagaatttagtctTAATCTGTGGGGAAGACATTAAAAGTGTGAGTTCAAACATCAATTATCTGGGATATACTTACACTACACAGATCACCTCTGAAACCGGTTTCTTCGCTGCTTACTGAGAGGGCTTACTCCAGAGTCTGCTTTAGGTGAAATGAATTCCAGGTAATTTTCTGCCATGAGCATTATTGGAGGGACTGTGTCCTCCTCAGTGTGCCAAGTGTGCACTATGAAGAGTAGCCTGTGAGCTTGGAGGCTTTCCATCTCTATCTCTGTGTTTTAAGTAGAGCCACGTATTTGGAAAGGTTTTTCCTGTCATGCTCTTGGGGGATCCTTAGTTTCCAAGGTTCCCTGAGGAAAAGCTGGGCGTTGAGGGCATCATGCAATAAAAATCCACCCTTTTCAAAGTAGACTCAAGTTAGTCTAGTTAAATACAAGTGAAAGTATAAGAGAAAGGCGTTTCaagcctttgatttctttgtgtattttgaggatataactttatttcttttgcccTGTATCTACCATGTCATAAAGGGAACTAAGATATTGGTACCAATCCCAGCAGAACTTAGATGATTTACATAGATGGGCAGGTGGCAGCTAGCTCGTCTTTGGCATGTTGCAACTAGGCTCATGATTTAAGGGCCTACTTGAACCTTGCTTCTTGGATTTCAGAGAAATGTTAGGTCTTAACCTTCATGGTACTTCCTTATGCAGGGTCCTGTATATTAGTAGTTTGAGTGTAAACCATATTATAGGCATTTCTCTAAGTGTTGAAAAGATAATGAAAGGATAGTTCTTAATTCActcttttattaaagaaataatataaaaatgcatgttAAGTTACTAGGATTTAAACTATTAACATTAGATTTATTTAGATCAAATTTTGAAGTATCTCTTCATCTGTCCTTTCCAATGTCATCCAGTCTTGCAGGTAACAGCTACCAATCCTACAGGGCATCCTTGTTACTGTTCCCATCAGTAAAGATGAGTATACCTATCAACTTAATGTCTCTAGAGAATTTAGCACTTTATctgtcttttgtgtttgtttgcaatgttgattttaaagaaattagatgTGAAAGGctattgataaaaatgtttcatttctttcttctcttatccCTTATTGGCTCTGCTTTTGCTTGTCTTCTTGCTGTCTCATTGTCTCCCTCTAAGATTTCATCTGTTTCATGTCTAGATCTCAAAGCCTTTAATATATTTGCTCCGTGATCCATTTTATACCCTGAGGCCTAGAATCCAGAACCCTCTCAGTCTGAGAACAGAAGGATTCAATGCCTCTTCACTTGCTTGTGTGCGACGACTCACTTTCTAGACAGCATCTCGTATCATCATGATAAAACGTAGGTCcatttttacagaggagaaaacaggcaaaaagagGCTAACTGACTTTCCCAAGCCTTACAGCTGTGATGTGAAAGACCAACAAGAGATACCCTCTGAGTAAGGATGCTGGTTCAGAGGTGAGTTTGAGGAAGTACACAATCAccgtgaaacttaaaaaaaagtaaaaaacacttGTAATGCaataaagtatttcattttataaatgtttttgtaatttatagTTTTCACACAAACACAGTTTACGTATGGcaaaattaaatcttttaagtATTCAGTTCTGTAgttacacatacatgtatatttttgaagtttttatttaaattccagttatttaacatacagtgtaatattagtttcagttgtacaacatactgattcaacactttcatacaacactCGGTGATCTTTGtgaccagtgccctccttaatgcctatcacgtATGTAacccttcccctcaccctcctcccctccagcaacccccactttgttctctgtatttaagaatcccTTATATCCTTAGGGATAAAGTTAGGGATAGGATTGGTACAGCAATAAATATGGATATCTATGGTGCTAGTGATTGTGAGAGTTTTTCAATGAATAGCTTCAGAGCATCTGTGATAGATTATAGTAGGTCATGGGGGCCAGTGGTGTTTAGTTCTTTATGAAGTTGTATATAGGTTAATACTTTTCACTTGATTAGTGTGAGGAATGTTTCAGGAAGGAGCATAGGTATAATTAGGCAGAATATTAATTATGAATGTGGTTTAGGAAGAGGAATTAAGTCTCTGGCAATaaagtttcattaaaattttttttaatgtttatttatttatttatgttgagagagagaaagcacgagtttgggagggccagaaagagagagagtcccaagcaggctgcacactatcagagcagagtctgatgcaaggctcaatttCACCAACAGTGgcatcataacctgaactgaaatgagtTCGATGCTCAATTGACTatgccacacaggcaccccacgTTTAAATTTTACACAGTTACTGGGCCGTGTTCTTTGGTAGGGATAGGTATAAATTAATTAGattaatattatctcatttattaatGTGAACGGACTTTTGTAATGCAGTCcttatttctcttgtctttttctacTGGGGGTAATGTAGAACAGATAGACAGTGACCTGGATTACTCAAATCTGAACTCAGATCACATAGAACTTTAATTGTTGAACAAACCAACCATTAATAATGGTTACAGCATTAGGGTGTCCTGACCCAACCTTGAGGTCATAAACGTTATGAAGCTTTGAATAAGATAGTGCTGTTATCCCTAGGGTAAGTTGTTCTGTTGATCAGTGTTTTGGGTCAATAAGTGATAAACTGTTTGACTGGTTGGTCTAGATTTTAATTACttgaaggttattttttttatccgAAGTCATGTCAAACAAAATTGTTAGTCCATTTACAgtttaattatcttttatttggttaaattttttgttcatttttggacTGATTAATTAAAGCTCCATAGGGTCTTCTTTTCTTATGTCATTCTTGCCTTTTCACAGGAAAGTCATTTTCATTGATTAAGAGTAAGAGTAAGTAAACCCTTATATGGCCACTCATACGAGTTCCTTTTTTCTGGAACAAAAGATTATGTTGCCTTTACACAGTGAGGATACTGTAGCCATTAAATAGATGTCACTGGGCAAGCAGTGCCTCTAATACTATAAATGCCAGAGGTAATGTTTTTTCTAAACAAGTGAGGTTTGTGTTTGCTGAgtttctttgacttttaaaaatctttccttaaATGCATACCTGTGTTGGGTTAACAATTAATTTAATAAGTAATGAATTACTGgactaaatttattttgttaactaTCAGTGATTGTCCATTCTAATATAAGCTTATGCAAGGAGAAATAACTCATGTTACTCAAGTGAGTGGTATTGCTTCTATTAATTAATAGATTAATCCAGTATTAGGTTAGTAGTTGGTCCTTagtgttggaattttgataaatatattgtTGACCTTGGATACTTTAATTGGTGACCACTTCTAGGCCAACTAAGGTGTTGTTCATTCTTACTATCCAAGGAAGGTTGTATCCTATATCTAAAGATTGTAgcttttagttaattaatttatttttatttattttttaaagcttatgtatttatattgagggagggagagaatgagaatgtatttattttgaggggaggcgcaagtgggagaaggagagagagaatcccaagcatagtctagattgtcagctcagagcctgatgtggggcttgatctcatgtaatgtgagatcatgacttgagtagaaatcaggagtcagatgtttaactaactgagccacccaggtgcctgtaggCTGTACCTGTttagaaaagtatttaaatttatgttgaaattattattttttaagataagtttaaaaatgaactaaaattctGTTCTGGATGACCAGCTATCACTAGACGTGATAGGCTTTTCACCTCTACCTGTAAATCTTCTCACTCTTTGGCTACATAGGTgactttgttctttataattGTTTATGGGTAGCTTGTCTGGTTTCAGGGTAGTTAAGTTCTTTTTCATTGTTCTAAGTAAATAATTaggcaaaaataaaagtgtaaactTTGCTATTTAgtgcttttaatatttcttttatcattCTTTAATGGTACCTTTTCTATAGCACCAATTAGAAATTTCATCTCCTATActcataatttaatttaatttttagatgtctatttattttttgaggagagagagagagagtgggggaggggcagaggaattgggagatagagaatctttagcaggctccatggccagcatggagcctgatgtggggctccatctcacaagtgtgagatcatgacctgagcctaaatcaagagatgcttaaccaactgagacacccaggtgccccaaatatttttaattttaaataagtgttttgtttaattcatttataattattgaGTTTGGTAACTTTGGGCTAGCTTTAGTTCAAGTGctcatattaaataaaatctcCTGGGTGTAAACCAGGTACTTTATTCAAGGTACACTTTGATCTGTCTAAACACACTTTCCAGGATGTTTACCTTATTACCTCCtcttatatatataatgcttattaataagttatatttaagtTTTGATATTTGAGGAAGGTGGTATGTGGTTGCCTCATGACCTATTTAATTAAGCTCTTTCATCATAAGTTTTTACTCAattctcctttagtttttaattttataaagacttcagtataaaatttaatgtttttagaatAGAGGTATagcccatttctttctctttttttaaaatataatttattgtcaaattggcctCCATACAACACTCATtgctcaacccaacaagtgccctcttcagtgcccatcacccactttcccctctctcccacccctcatcaattctcagtgtgttctctgtatttaacagtctcttatggtttgcctccctccctctgtttgtaacttttttttcctccttcccttcccccatgttctactgttaagtttctcaagatccacctatgagtgaaaacatatggtatctgtctttctctgactgacttatttcatttagcataacattctccagttccatccatgttgctgcaaatgacatgatttcattctttctcattgccaagtagtattccattgtatatataaaccacatctttatccattaatcagttgatggacacttaggctctttccataatttggctattgatgaaagtgctgctataaactttgggggtACATGTGcacctatgcatcagcactcctgtatcccttgggtaaattcctggcacTGCTATTgttgagtcatagggtagttctatttttaattttttgaagaacttccacactgttttccagagtggctgtaccagtt
This window harbors:
- the LOC123583660 gene encoding olfactory receptor 4K3-like, which translates into the protein MEEANQSVVSEFIFRGLCNSRELQTFLLLPFSMLYLMTVVGNLLVVFLFITDPHLHSPMYFLLANLSFVDFCLSSVTTPKLIIDFLKDNKTISFDGCMSQILCVHFFGGSEMVLLVTMAYDRYVAICKPLHYSSIMDRQKCIWLVLISWVIGFVHAMSQLAMILDLPFCGPRTVDSFFCDIPLVIKLACMDTHTLGILINADSGVLATTCFIILLISYTYILVTVRLHSKNGASKALSTCTAHITVVLLFFGPCIFIYLWPLSITWVDKFLAVFYTVITPLLNPAIYTLRNKDIRNAIKRLISQHMDSKDNF